In Aureibacillus halotolerans, a single genomic region encodes these proteins:
- the polA gene encoding DNA polymerase I, which yields MNNRLVLIDGNSIAYRAFFALPLLSNDKGVYTNAVYGFTTMLLKVLENHNPSHMLVAFDKGKKTFRHETYASYKGTRQKTPSELSEQLPMLHDLLASFDIAVDQQDLYEADDLIGTYARLAEAEGYDIDIITGDKDLLQLVSEKITVHLTRKGITEMDSYDIEALYERYALQPEQIIDLKALMGDSSDNIPGVPGVGEKTALKLLAQFSTVAGVYDHLDEVSGKKLKEKLADHRSDAEMSRKLVTINTDAPINKALKELSYASFEPNKVGEVFKEFGFKSLLERIGSEEAEEESSQSDIDVEVELLTADVKKAALQSPAAIVIELPQENYHTSPILGMGIANDNGVFFASPEVIEGSKELQDWLASDDEKVVYHAKKAWVSLKWKGLSLNGVTFDAYMASYLINPGETNHELSDVASRHAVGKVRTDESIYGKGAKFTVPPVDTLAQFVGEKAVVLRELHPLLAKELKARDMDMLFEELEFPLAAILSQMEFQGVDVNAESLKSMGQELEKTLAKVEAEIHELADVEFNINSPKQLGEILFDKLNLPVMKKTKTGYSTSADVLEKLEDKHPIIEKILLYRQLGKLNSTYIEGLLKSISDKTGKIHTRFNQALTQTGRLSSIDPNLQNIPIRLEEGRKIRKAFVPSEPDWVLLSADYSQIELRVLAHISEDEKLIEAFKKGEDIHTQTAMEVFKVEADDVTGNMRRQAKAVNFGIVYGISDYGLSQSLGITRKEAGQFIERYLESYPGVKRYMESVVEQARKDGYVTTLMNRRRYLPDINSRQFNQRSFAERTAMNTPIQGTGADIIKQAMIRLNDELKKKGARARVLLQVHDELIIETPKEELAWLETIVPSVMEQAMALDVPLKVDLSSGSTWYDAK from the coding sequence ATGAATAATCGACTCGTACTGATTGATGGAAATTCTATTGCTTATCGTGCTTTTTTTGCACTTCCTTTATTAAGCAACGACAAAGGGGTTTACACGAATGCCGTTTATGGGTTCACGACAATGCTTTTAAAAGTATTGGAAAATCACAATCCCTCACATATGCTCGTTGCCTTTGATAAAGGAAAAAAGACATTTCGCCACGAGACGTATGCCTCCTACAAGGGAACACGACAAAAAACCCCTTCTGAATTGTCTGAGCAGCTTCCGATGCTTCATGACCTGCTTGCCTCGTTTGATATTGCCGTCGATCAACAGGACCTTTATGAAGCGGATGATTTAATTGGCACCTATGCGAGACTCGCTGAGGCAGAAGGCTACGACATTGACATTATTACTGGAGATAAGGATTTGCTACAGCTTGTCTCAGAGAAAATCACCGTTCATCTCACACGTAAAGGCATCACCGAGATGGATAGCTATGATATAGAAGCTCTATATGAACGATACGCTCTCCAACCAGAACAAATCATTGACTTGAAGGCCCTTATGGGCGATAGCTCTGACAACATTCCAGGGGTTCCAGGTGTTGGGGAAAAAACAGCGTTAAAGCTCTTGGCACAATTTTCAACAGTGGCTGGTGTATATGACCACCTTGACGAGGTAAGCGGGAAAAAACTCAAAGAAAAGCTTGCAGACCATCGTTCGGATGCGGAGATGAGCAGAAAACTAGTGACAATAAATACTGACGCTCCCATTAACAAAGCGCTCAAAGAGCTTTCCTATGCATCTTTTGAGCCGAACAAGGTTGGTGAGGTATTCAAGGAATTTGGGTTTAAATCACTGCTTGAACGTATTGGAAGTGAAGAGGCTGAAGAGGAATCTTCACAGTCCGACATTGATGTGGAGGTTGAGCTGCTAACTGCAGATGTAAAAAAAGCAGCCTTGCAGTCACCGGCAGCCATTGTTATCGAGCTGCCACAGGAAAATTACCATACCTCTCCTATACTCGGAATGGGAATCGCCAACGACAACGGTGTGTTTTTTGCCAGTCCAGAGGTCATTGAAGGCTCAAAAGAGTTGCAGGATTGGCTGGCGTCTGATGACGAGAAGGTCGTCTACCACGCCAAAAAAGCGTGGGTGTCGTTGAAGTGGAAGGGGCTCTCCTTGAATGGTGTCACATTTGATGCGTATATGGCCTCTTATTTAATCAATCCTGGAGAAACGAATCATGAATTATCCGATGTCGCCTCCCGCCATGCTGTTGGCAAGGTCCGTACCGATGAATCCATTTACGGGAAAGGCGCAAAATTTACTGTTCCTCCCGTTGACACACTTGCCCAATTTGTTGGGGAGAAAGCGGTTGTGTTACGTGAGCTTCATCCGTTGCTTGCTAAAGAGCTTAAAGCGCGTGATATGGACATGCTATTTGAAGAGCTGGAGTTTCCGTTAGCCGCCATCCTTTCCCAAATGGAATTCCAGGGTGTGGATGTTAATGCCGAGTCCCTAAAGTCAATGGGGCAAGAGCTTGAAAAGACATTGGCCAAGGTTGAAGCTGAAATTCATGAATTGGCAGACGTTGAATTTAATATCAATTCACCAAAGCAGCTTGGAGAAATTCTGTTTGATAAACTCAACCTCCCAGTTATGAAGAAAACAAAAACAGGCTATTCGACCTCTGCGGACGTGCTTGAAAAGCTTGAGGACAAACATCCAATCATCGAGAAAATTCTCTTGTATCGACAGCTAGGGAAGCTAAATTCAACGTATATTGAAGGCTTGTTAAAATCCATTTCCGATAAAACGGGTAAAATACACACGCGTTTTAACCAGGCCCTCACACAAACAGGTCGTCTGAGTTCCATTGATCCCAACTTGCAAAACATCCCCATTCGATTGGAGGAGGGACGCAAGATACGGAAAGCGTTTGTGCCTTCTGAGCCAGACTGGGTATTGCTCTCTGCGGATTACTCGCAGATTGAGCTTCGTGTGCTCGCGCATATCTCTGAGGATGAAAAGCTGATTGAGGCGTTTAAAAAGGGCGAAGACATTCATACACAAACGGCTATGGAAGTGTTCAAGGTGGAGGCTGATGATGTGACGGGAAACATGCGTCGTCAAGCAAAGGCTGTAAACTTTGGCATCGTTTATGGGATAAGCGATTATGGGTTATCTCAAAGCCTTGGGATTACGCGAAAGGAAGCTGGCCAATTCATCGAACGTTATCTAGAATCGTATCCAGGTGTGAAAAGGTACATGGAATCCGTAGTAGAACAGGCGAGAAAAGATGGCTATGTGACGACATTAATGAATCGTCGTCGCTACTTGCCGGATATTAATAGTCGTCAATTTAATCAGCGTAGCTTTGCTGAACGAACAGCTATGAACACTCCAATCCAAGGAACAGGTGCTGATATCATCAAGCAAGCGATGATTCGTCTGAATGATGAACTGAAGAAAAAAGGAGCCCGTGCACGTGTTTTATTGCAGGTGCACGATGAACTAATTATCGAAACGCCGAAAGAAGAATTGGCTTGGCTCGAAACCATTGTGCCGTCTGTAATGGAACAGGCGATGGCATTGGACGTGCCACTTAAAGTCGATCTTTCATCTGGAAGTACGTGGTACGATGCCAAATAA
- the mutM gene encoding DNA-formamidopyrimidine glycosylase gives MPELPEVESVRNALTALIIGKRIEHMDVFWSNIIKRPTEQAEWNHRLRGSTFQRVDRKGKFLILYTEKDAIVSHLRMEGKYELSPKDRDRDTHTHIVFSFADETELRYKDVRKFGTMHLFHIGEEHQSLPLSQVGEEPIDEAFDVGAFSASLRKTKRSIKAVLLDQKIVAGLGNIYVDETLFRSGIHPAKSACELTDAQTLTLAEQMKVVLLDAIEKGGSTIRSYKNTFGELGTFQNEFLVYGRKGEKCKQCEAGIEKSIVAGRGTHFCSSCQPM, from the coding sequence GTGCCAGAATTGCCCGAAGTAGAGAGTGTTCGAAATGCGCTCACCGCCCTTATTATTGGAAAACGGATTGAACATATGGACGTGTTTTGGTCAAATATTATAAAACGCCCCACAGAACAAGCAGAATGGAATCACCGTCTGCGTGGATCGACCTTTCAACGAGTGGATCGCAAAGGGAAATTTTTGATTTTATATACGGAAAAGGATGCCATCGTTTCACATTTGCGTATGGAAGGAAAGTATGAACTGTCTCCAAAAGATCGAGACAGAGACACTCATACGCATATTGTGTTTTCCTTTGCCGATGAAACAGAACTCCGATATAAGGATGTACGGAAATTTGGGACGATGCATTTGTTTCATATTGGGGAAGAGCACCAGAGCTTGCCTCTTTCTCAAGTAGGAGAAGAGCCCATTGATGAAGCGTTTGATGTGGGTGCTTTTTCTGCGAGCTTAAGGAAAACAAAACGGTCGATTAAAGCAGTGTTGCTGGATCAAAAAATTGTCGCAGGTCTTGGGAACATCTATGTGGATGAAACCCTCTTCCGATCGGGCATTCATCCAGCAAAATCGGCATGCGAGCTGACCGATGCACAAACGTTAACTCTCGCTGAACAAATGAAAGTAGTTCTTCTTGACGCGATTGAAAAAGGCGGCAGTACCATCCGCTCCTATAAAAATACGTTTGGTGAGCTCGGTACGTTTCAAAATGAATTTTTAGTTTACGGTCGTAAGGGAGAAAAGTGCAAGCAGTGTGAGGCTGGTATTGAAAAAAGCATTGTTGCCGGCAGAGGTACGCACTTTTGTTCAAGCTGTCAGCCTATGTAA
- the ytaF gene encoding sporulation membrane protein YtaF: MSSLFFLSLLAFAVSLDGFAVGFTYGVRGIRVPLLALVIISLCSALTFLMAMQFGTFIEQFLSVEVAESMGGWLLICIGMWVLIQMIISSFSNRTHSAAENGGPKQLLHVVKSPSSADMDASGHISGTEAVFLGIALSLDALGAGISAAFLSFSPVWMTLAIVLSSLLCLRSGIWLGHTMSNPRLMRAFSVFPSVMLIMIGLWKV, encoded by the coding sequence ATGTCTTCATTGTTTTTTTTAAGTTTACTTGCGTTTGCGGTAAGCTTAGATGGGTTTGCGGTTGGCTTTACGTATGGGGTGAGAGGCATTCGCGTGCCGCTGCTAGCGCTTGTCATTATTTCACTTTGTTCTGCCTTGACCTTTCTCATGGCGATGCAGTTTGGAACGTTTATTGAGCAGTTTTTATCGGTTGAAGTAGCCGAGTCAATGGGCGGTTGGCTTCTGATTTGCATCGGGATGTGGGTCCTGATACAGATGATCATTTCATCTTTTTCAAACCGTACCCATTCAGCGGCGGAGAATGGCGGACCAAAGCAACTTCTCCATGTTGTAAAATCACCATCTTCAGCAGATATGGATGCGTCAGGTCATATTTCTGGAACGGAAGCGGTGTTTTTAGGTATTGCTCTGTCACTTGATGCACTTGGCGCAGGGATCAGTGCAGCATTTCTTTCATTTTCCCCTGTTTGGATGACACTTGCCATCGTGCTAAGCAGCTTGCTTTGTCTTCGTTCGGGGATTTGGTTAGGCCATACAATGTCAAACCCTCGATTGATGCGTGCGTTCTCTGTGTTTCCAAGTGTAATGTTAATTATGATTGGTTTGTGGAAAGTATAA
- the coaE gene encoding dephospho-CoA kinase (Dephospho-CoA kinase (CoaE) performs the final step in coenzyme A biosynthesis.), whose product MSLNVGLTGGIASGKSSVSHWLSSKGYPIIDADVISRQVVEPGQDALNEIIDAFGQAYVQENGALDRKKLGAHIFSDDKARETLNHIVHPAVQNEMKRQQNEWMKMSPNAIISDIPLLFENGRAHEFDTTLLVYVSPDIQLERLMERDQLTEEAAKLRIQSQMTLQEKKKLAHYAVDNSRTFEETIEQLIQWINAMKI is encoded by the coding sequence ATGTCACTAAACGTTGGATTGACGGGTGGTATTGCCAGTGGGAAAAGTAGCGTGTCTCACTGGTTGTCTTCGAAAGGATACCCAATCATTGATGCGGATGTCATTTCCCGACAAGTGGTCGAACCAGGTCAAGACGCGTTGAATGAAATCATTGACGCGTTTGGACAAGCGTATGTGCAGGAGAACGGAGCTCTGGATCGCAAAAAACTCGGTGCGCATATTTTTTCCGATGACAAAGCTCGCGAAACTTTAAATCACATCGTCCATCCTGCTGTGCAGAACGAAATGAAGCGTCAGCAAAACGAATGGATGAAAATGTCGCCAAACGCCATTATCAGTGATATTCCACTGCTTTTTGAAAACGGACGTGCTCATGAATTTGATACCACATTGCTTGTTTATGTATCGCCTGACATTCAGCTAGAACGATTAATGGAACGAGATCAATTGACTGAAGAAGCAGCCAAGCTACGAATTCAGTCCCAAATGACGCTTCAGGAAAAAAAGAAGTTGGCGCACTACGCAGTCGACAATAGTAGAACGTTTGAGGAAACAATTGAGCAACTTATTCAGTGGATAAACGCAATGAAAATCTAA
- the speD gene encoding adenosylmethionine decarboxylase: METMGRHVIAELWGCNDEKLNDMSYIEETFVGAALKAGAEVREVAFHKFAPQGVSGVVIISESHLTIHSFPEHGYASIDVYTCGDRIDPNVAANHIAKALEASSVENIEVPRGAGPVRIKETSVNALS; encoded by the coding sequence ATGGAAACAATGGGTCGACATGTAATTGCAGAACTTTGGGGATGCAATGATGAGAAACTAAATGATATGAGCTATATTGAAGAAACGTTTGTTGGTGCGGCATTAAAAGCTGGTGCTGAAGTAAGAGAGGTTGCGTTTCATAAATTTGCACCTCAAGGGGTTAGTGGCGTTGTCATCATTTCCGAATCCCATCTTACGATTCATAGCTTTCCTGAGCATGGGTATGCGAGTATTGACGTGTATACGTGCGGAGATCGAATTGATCCGAATGTGGCAGCGAACCATATTGCTAAAGCGCTTGAGGCTTCTTCAGTGGAAAACATTGAAGTGCCTAGAGGTGCAGGACCTGTTCGAATCAAGGAAACGAGTGTAAATGCGTTGTCATAG
- a CDS encoding cytosolic protein, whose translation MNFRQFFDKYFNSHSESREKHWDENLKTRYYKGTKQQTIDAVVALLKKEKQFEVSSVQADRGEIGANIRGGKRAFIVVTIIEVRPYKTAVDFSITSSTVLPFDFGSSHKLITKLYSQTDKSLTFIGTGLSYD comes from the coding sequence ATGAATTTTAGGCAATTTTTCGATAAATACTTTAACTCACATTCGGAATCGCGAGAAAAGCATTGGGATGAAAATTTAAAAACGCGTTATTACAAAGGAACTAAACAACAGACGATTGATGCTGTGGTTGCATTGCTTAAAAAAGAAAAGCAATTTGAGGTGTCCTCTGTACAAGCCGACCGTGGGGAAATTGGCGCGAACATACGTGGGGGAAAAAGAGCATTTATCGTCGTGACGATTATTGAAGTTCGTCCTTACAAAACAGCCGTTGATTTCTCAATTACTTCCTCAACTGTTCTGCCGTTTGATTTCGGTTCTTCTCATAAACTAATCACTAAGCTTTACAGTCAAACGGATAAATCACTCACATTTATTGGAACGGGACTAAGCTACGATTAA
- the nrdR gene encoding transcriptional regulator NrdR encodes MICPNCGQNGSRVLDSRQAEEGRSIRRRRECERCNFRFTTFEKVEAMPLLVIKKEGAREEFSREKMVRGLIKAVEKRPVTSQTLEELSLDVEKELRDRGVPEVSSEEIGEMVMDHLAQIDEVAYVRFASVYRQFKDVNTFLDELKDLIKQEKPPHPYDPGK; translated from the coding sequence ATGATATGCCCAAACTGTGGTCAAAACGGGAGCAGAGTGTTAGACTCCAGGCAAGCCGAGGAAGGCAGATCCATTCGTAGGCGACGCGAGTGTGAACGTTGTAACTTTCGCTTTACCACATTTGAAAAAGTGGAGGCAATGCCATTACTCGTTATAAAGAAAGAAGGGGCTCGTGAAGAGTTCAGTCGTGAAAAAATGGTCCGAGGGCTCATCAAAGCGGTAGAAAAACGTCCTGTGACAAGTCAAACACTTGAGGAACTATCCCTTGATGTGGAAAAGGAATTGCGTGATCGCGGGGTTCCAGAGGTTAGTTCTGAAGAAATTGGTGAAATGGTAATGGACCATCTTGCGCAAATTGATGAGGTGGCTTATGTCCGCTTCGCATCGGTATATAGGCAGTTTAAGGACGTAAACACGTTTTTGGACGAATTAAAAGACCTGATTAAACAAGAAAAGCCCCCACATCCGTATGATCCAGGGAAATGA
- a CDS encoding replication initiation and membrane attachment family protein: MTEHWKDVLPVDQYEITTNGMLHLEDHAVLQLLYQPLVGAIAMGVFQTLISEHRRRDFQQKTHTHHFLMNVLALNLQQIYEARQLLEGIGLLKTYRQKSENVHQFVYELQSPMQPAEFFSDGLLNIFLYQKIGKTAYDHLKELFEVPSRSTDDYVVVTKSFTDVFQSIKMSDLQQTKPPETPADKTMEKAATPSGVTIETDTFDFSLLLSGLHEAMVPKQAITPKVKTAIYKLAFLYRISPLEMKKILMSALTQHEEIDVDILRKQAREWYQFESGETLPAVVHQTQPAQAREFKDSPPETEEDKLIHALEISSPHQMLTEWSGGAQPSEADLRMVEDVMFQQKLPAGVVNVLLYFVMLRSDSKLTKSYVQKIAGHWARKKVMTVRQAMALAKDENAKYKEWQTEGPKKRTAKAIRTEKLPSWMDTQNESPSETLSEQERTEQRELEERLKKFASRTSDESTEQRRSGK; encoded by the coding sequence GTGACAGAGCATTGGAAAGACGTTCTTCCCGTTGATCAGTATGAAATTACGACAAATGGCATGCTTCATCTAGAAGATCATGCGGTGCTGCAGCTTCTCTATCAACCATTAGTTGGCGCAATAGCGATGGGTGTTTTTCAAACACTCATTTCCGAGCATCGTCGTCGTGACTTTCAGCAGAAGACGCATACGCACCATTTCCTTATGAACGTGCTCGCATTAAACTTGCAGCAAATTTATGAGGCTCGTCAATTGCTAGAAGGCATTGGTCTGCTGAAAACGTATCGCCAAAAATCTGAGAATGTTCATCAGTTTGTCTATGAATTGCAATCTCCAATGCAGCCCGCTGAATTTTTTTCGGATGGGCTGCTTAACATTTTTTTGTATCAAAAAATCGGAAAGACCGCGTACGATCACTTAAAGGAGCTTTTTGAAGTCCCCTCGAGGAGTACGGATGACTATGTCGTAGTGACGAAGTCCTTTACTGACGTTTTTCAGAGCATTAAAATGTCAGATTTACAGCAAACGAAACCGCCAGAAACTCCTGCGGATAAAACAATGGAAAAGGCAGCAACGCCTTCAGGGGTCACCATTGAAACAGATACATTTGATTTTTCATTATTGCTCTCAGGGCTCCATGAGGCAATGGTTCCGAAGCAAGCCATCACGCCAAAGGTAAAAACTGCGATCTACAAGCTCGCTTTTCTTTACCGTATTTCTCCACTCGAAATGAAAAAAATCCTAATGAGCGCCCTCACGCAACACGAAGAAATTGATGTTGATATTCTGCGAAAACAAGCTAGGGAATGGTACCAATTCGAGTCAGGAGAAACGCTTCCTGCCGTTGTGCACCAAACTCAGCCGGCGCAAGCCCGTGAGTTTAAAGATAGCCCGCCGGAGACAGAAGAGGATAAGCTCATTCATGCACTTGAAATTTCTTCGCCGCACCAGATGCTAACAGAATGGTCTGGAGGGGCGCAACCCTCGGAAGCAGATCTGCGAATGGTTGAGGATGTAATGTTCCAACAGAAGCTACCAGCAGGGGTTGTCAATGTTCTCTTGTATTTTGTCATGCTCCGAAGCGATAGTAAGCTAACAAAGAGCTATGTACAAAAAATAGCCGGTCATTGGGCACGAAAAAAAGTAATGACAGTGCGGCAGGCCATGGCTCTTGCGAAGGACGAAAATGCTAAATACAAGGAATGGCAGACAGAAGGTCCAAAAAAACGTACGGCTAAAGCCATTCGCACAGAGAAGCTCCCATCCTGGATGGATACCCAAAATGAGTCACCGTCAGAGACATTGTCAGAGCAGGAACGGACTGAACAACGGGAGCTGGAGGAACGTTTAAAGAAATTTGCGTCACGCACAAGTGATGAGTCCACTGAGCAAAGGAGGAGCGGCAAATGA
- the dnaI gene encoding primosomal protein DnaI, with amino-acid sequence MKPIQDSLRKWGSQSDLQKQLQQLKENVLSHQEIRSFIDSHQLTNDIVERHLMLFYEYTTQQHSCNSCSSVDQCINVMKGYLPKLVYTGTRIEIRYEKCDSNIRESTMKKQQSLVQGMAIPDEVLNATMSDLDTLELASKRRAVSLAVDFIDQYKSSPPPVGLYIHGSFGTGKTYLLGAVANELKSRYKASSLLLFVPEFIRQCKESLGNDSLARRVQAVQEAEVLMLDDLGAESMSSWMRDEVLGPIFQYRMMHKRPTFISSNLGVDELLHHFSYSQRGEHEQLKAMRIMERIRTLTIPVELTGKNRRDKK; translated from the coding sequence ATGAAGCCTATTCAGGATTCATTAAGAAAGTGGGGGAGTCAATCAGACCTTCAAAAGCAACTTCAGCAATTGAAAGAAAACGTGCTTTCCCATCAAGAGATCCGAAGCTTTATTGATAGCCATCAACTGACGAATGATATTGTTGAACGCCATCTCATGTTGTTTTATGAGTACACGACACAACAACATTCCTGCAACAGTTGCTCCTCCGTGGATCAATGTATCAATGTGATGAAAGGCTACCTGCCCAAACTCGTTTACACGGGCACACGAATTGAAATTCGCTATGAAAAATGTGATTCAAACATTCGTGAATCAACGATGAAGAAACAGCAATCCCTCGTACAAGGAATGGCGATTCCTGATGAAGTGTTAAACGCCACCATGTCGGATTTAGATACGCTTGAACTCGCTAGTAAGCGAAGAGCTGTTAGTCTTGCTGTCGATTTTATTGATCAATACAAGTCATCCCCGCCACCTGTTGGGTTGTATATCCATGGAAGCTTTGGCACTGGGAAAACCTATCTGCTTGGCGCCGTGGCCAATGAGTTGAAGTCGCGATATAAAGCCAGCTCACTGCTCTTGTTCGTACCGGAATTTATCCGCCAGTGCAAAGAATCACTCGGAAATGATTCGTTGGCGCGTCGAGTTCAGGCTGTACAAGAAGCAGAAGTGCTAATGCTTGATGATTTAGGCGCGGAATCAATGTCCAGTTGGATGCGTGACGAGGTTTTGGGGCCGATTTTTCAATATCGAATGATGCATAAACGCCCGACGTTCATTTCGTCGAATTTAGGCGTGGATGAGCTTCTCCATCATTTTTCCTACAGTCAGCGAGGAGAGCATGAGCAGTTAAAGGCGATGCGAATTATGGAGCGGATCAGAACGCTAACTATTCCCGTTGAACTAACAGGGAAGAATCGCCGCGATAAAAAATAA
- a CDS encoding putative sporulation protein YtxC, whose protein sequence is MVIRFSIQMSREAASLCSALCTSIHPSRVRVDHWATETEVCVRIECIDFNTDYRSMLVPVIVQWMSQTLEERLCIQIIREVFQYHNDDEINQIMHMVQLVMEGEKPGVPGCHSSVKQMIEKATDAWRVLDEHTSFCFDAFIQFRLRDYRKALQTIVEKAIDEKKLEEEYQEFIHTLRCYVEERRFSSTVARVVFDTHSQLYTEDFRPKQVEELLRAADVSVYPIDEKNDRSMTMAALLALNPQQLIVYGDEAEDALVATVVTIFQERAVLKSVHQFRTEADQWASKEA, encoded by the coding sequence GTGGTAATTCGATTTTCTATACAAATGAGCAGAGAAGCTGCCTCTCTTTGCTCAGCGCTTTGTACAAGCATTCACCCTTCACGAGTTCGTGTGGATCACTGGGCGACAGAAACAGAGGTGTGCGTCCGTATAGAGTGCATTGATTTCAATACCGATTATAGATCGATGCTAGTTCCCGTCATTGTTCAATGGATGTCTCAAACACTTGAAGAACGTCTTTGCATCCAAATTATACGTGAAGTGTTTCAATATCATAATGACGATGAGATCAATCAAATTATGCATATGGTTCAGCTCGTTATGGAAGGAGAAAAGCCAGGGGTTCCAGGGTGCCATAGCAGTGTGAAACAAATGATTGAGAAAGCGACCGATGCTTGGAGAGTGCTTGATGAGCATACGTCTTTTTGTTTTGATGCCTTCATCCAATTTCGACTTCGTGACTATAGAAAGGCTCTTCAGACCATTGTTGAAAAGGCCATTGATGAGAAAAAGCTAGAGGAGGAATACCAGGAATTTATTCATACACTCCGCTGTTATGTAGAAGAGAGACGTTTTAGCTCCACCGTGGCACGCGTCGTGTTTGACACGCATAGTCAGTTGTATACAGAAGATTTCCGACCTAAACAAGTGGAAGAGCTGCTGCGAGCGGCCGATGTATCGGTTTATCCGATTGATGAGAAAAACGACCGCTCTATGACGATGGCGGCGTTGCTTGCGTTAAATCCACAGCAGCTTATCGTTTACGGAGATGAGGCAGAGGATGCGTTAGTGGCTACAGTAGTGACCATTTTTCAGGAGCGGGCTGTGCTCAAGAGTGTCCATCAGTTTAGAACGGAGGCAGATCAATGGGCTTCAAAGGAAGCTTGA